The genomic segment aaatatcacatttatttatatgcAGTTTTATCCTTGAGAAACACCACATAAAATCAGAAAACTGCACCAAGCTGAACCAAGCCAGATACACAAGTGCATGCACCTCTGACATGTGGGTTAGGACTCACATCCACAACCTGCCTTCCACATCCTCCCATCTTCGGCTTGCACAAGCAAACTTCAGGTCTGTTTGAAGATAAAGGACTCTATTTGTGTTTCTCAACCATTTAGCATATAAAAACTAtgctatcctttttaaaaaaatactttttattgatttcagagaggaagagagagaaacatcgatgatgagagagaatcattgattggctgcctcctgcatgccccaggttggggatcaaacctgcaacccaggcatgtgccctgaacaggaactgaaccatgaactggttcataggtccactctcaaccactgagccaaggcagccaggctttttttaaaaacatatcactCAACCCCGCTGTGTGATTGTGCATAGATCCATGAACCACGTGGGTTGgatcagggttgtgggcttgatccccagtagagagcatgtaccagtaggaggcagccataGATTAtcctcccatcattgatgtttgtatctctccctctgaaaataactttttaaaaaaacatcgcTCATCATTTTGCATGTTGTGCCCATACATACATCCTATGGATTTTATTAGGCAGTTTTGCAAAGTACAATGATTTTTAGGAACGATCATGTTCCATTATAAAGTAGCACTGACTATATGGGACAGTTACTATCCCACAGGCCTAAAAAATTTATTCTGACCCTTTACATTAAAGGCTTGATGGACCACTGATTGAACCACTAATTTCTGCCCTCTTGACCTCATGCTTTTACCCACACCTCCATCCAATCCAAGAAGCCAAGGCCAACTTTATTCCAGAATCTTTATTAAGGTAGCATGGTCCTGGGCCAACAACTGGACCTTGTGGCCTTAGGAAAGACCTGTGCTAACAGGGCTTGCGTCTCCAGACAGGGGGTTTGGTCACCTCCAGGTCATCCCTGCTTCATCCCCTGATGAAGGATGGGGCAGAGGGCCAAAGGGAGAGgagggcctggcccctcccaggctgtAGCAGCTCCTCGGTCACAAAGATCCTCTAGCCAGTAGCAGAGGAGGGATGCAGCAACCGCCAGGGTCACCACTTGGGTTGGTGGACCCCACCACACCCTCTTACAGTTGTATTCAAcacaattaataaattaaaacaacctCTTCCTTCAGCACTGACCCCCCCTCAATCACACAGGAGAAGCTGGGCAGAAAGCAAAGCAAGGAGGAACTGGTTGATTCTTTGAACCTCTGACAgaggcctgggcccctccctctaGGAGCAGCTGTGGGCACGGATTATGCAGGGCTCTCCAAAGGCTGTTGAGAAGAGCTGTGCAGAGTGTGTCCCCTCAGAATATCagaaattgcttcagaaagaccCCAATCCAAATGCAGTAACTCTAGAAGGTGCAGCACCTTTATAAGGCACCAGGGCATTTTGGCAGTTGAGAACATGAGCCCCAGAGATAGGGGGCCTCAATAAGGAATGCCGGTACATGTATTTTACCTACTTCAATTTTGTCTCTGACCAGCTgacccacccccagccagggaaggagctgagctggtcagaggcagggaggaggggcctgacTAGCCACCCAAACATGGCTGGCCGGGCCCCTTAGTGCACACTGCAGGGATAGGTAGGACCTGCCCCCTTCTCTTTAACAAAGGGCAAATAGGAAGGAGCCCCCCCAGACTTAAGTTGTGGCAGATGTGACGTCATTcctgcaggcagggagggagggtggcagtGTCCCCTCCTCTGCTGTCAGTGGCCACTGGAGGGGGCCTCTCCCAGGGGCTACAGATGGATGGCTGTGACATCTGTGGGAGTGCTGGTCTGGCTGGGCCCCTGGCTGCTGGAGCCTCTGGGGGCtttgggtgctgggctgggggacgaCTGGGCAGCTTCCCTGAGGCTCTCCCTGAGTGCAGCTTCAATCTGCTCCTGACAAGCTCGCAGGCAGTCCTGGGAACAAGGGGGAACAGTGAGGAGGGACTGTTGGGTGAAGTGGAGGAAGGTCCCACTGGAGCTAAAGGTCCACTTCCCTCCTCCCATAGCAGGTGCAGGGGACAGACACCTCCCAGCACACAGGGAAGTCTGGGGAGGTtaggccacagcccagccccaggaATCAGCCTTCAATTCTCAGAAACTGGCAAGAGGATGTGGCAACAGGGTGTGAGCGCAGCCCTGCATCCGACACcaaacctcccacccccactcctgcacaCCATTTGGCAGAAAAGGGCACCAAGGGATGGTGCCCTGCAACCCACCCAAGACAACTTGCTTTTCCCCAGACAAGGCAGTAGATGAAACCCCACAGAAGCCCCAAGGGCAGGGCACGTGAAACCAGGAGTGGGCACCAGGTTGGAGATGGACGCCTCCCTCTAGTGGAGGCTCAGGGAATAGCAGCGCTTCATGAATTGACAGGCtgctgcccagcagccctgcaCTCACCACTTCAGTGCCTGTGATCCCTGCCAGCAGCTCCGTGAGCTCATCTCCGGATGCGGACCAGGCACCCAGGCCTTGCACTGCAGCCCCAATGCTGCCTGTGGCGATCATGGATGGTGGGTACATGGCAAAGGTGTAATcttggaaagagggagagggaaccaTGAGGCAAGGGGAACATCAAGAATAACAACCAGGGTGCACTTCCGATTCCTCAGAAAGTGCCAGGCAGCAGGAATGGAGCAGGGGCATACTGGAAAATGCCAGCAGTGAGTTGTGTCAGACAGGGGCAAGAGAGAAAGGTAGGAAAGATCCTGTCCTGGAGGGCCAGGGTGAAGAGCAGACTTGTGCAGGCCAGGTCCAGGGTGGTCCCTAAGGGAGTGAATGAGTCTCTGTCCCTGGTGTGGAAACAAAACCAGGGTCAAGACCTGGGTTCTGCCCCTAATTTAATCACCATGaaaccttgggtaagtcacttctAAGCCCTGAGGCCCCACCTACATTTGTACTGGGGTCTCTAAGATCCCATACAGCCCAGATTGTGCTCAGCATTTTTTCTGTATTGAAACGGGGGGCTCAGAGGGGACATAATTTTCACAAATTTTGTAAGGCATATAACAAGAATCTCCTATGACCCTTCCAAGTCTTGATTTTCCTGATTTGGCAAAAATATGCCTGGAGTTTATTACCTGTAGCACAGAGGGCCAAAAACGTCTGAGCGTGCTTTTTGACCAAGGCCTGTCGGTCACTGGGCAGAGAGAGCCGGTACAGGATCAGGGCCAGGAAGTCATGGGCAATCACAGCAGCCAGGTCCCACTTGAGCTTCCCCAGGACCAGCACCTCCCAGTCCTGGAGAGTGGAGAAGAAGGCGGGGTCAGTGACtagaggaggcaggggaagggagtaaAGGAGAAGGAAGCCCATCACACTTGAAGGTCAAGACCCCAGTTTTGCTTCTGGGTTTAGGGACGGGCCCTGTGGAATGGGGAGTCCAGGGCAGGGAAGAGCTGGGGACATTTGCTTTGAGCACTTGTTCATCTTTTACTAGGTGCCAGACTACATGCTGTACATGAATTGTCTTTTGACCTTGTTTGGTTATCTTTTGGGGGCCAATAATACAGGCCTTTTTCTGACTTGACCCAGGGCTCTGAGCATTTCTCCAACTAGGGTTGAATGAAAAGACTGCAGCAACAGgtaccaccaccatctccatgaACTTGAGACTCCTCTGG from the Eptesicus fuscus isolate TK198812 chromosome 10, DD_ASM_mEF_20220401, whole genome shotgun sequence genome contains:
- the CCND3 gene encoding G1/S-specific cyclin-D3 isoform X1 — encoded protein: MELLCCEGTRHAPRAGPDPRLLGDQRVLQSLLRLEERYVPRASYFQCVQREIKPHMRKMLAYWMLEVCEEQRCEEEVFPLAMNYLDRYLSCVPTPKAQFQLLGAVCMLLASKLRETTPLTIEKLCIYTDHAVSPRQMRDWEVLVLGKLKWDLAAVIAHDFLALILYRLSLPSDRQALVKKHAQTFLALCATDYTFAMYPPSMIATGSIGAAVQGLGAWSASGDELTELLAGITGTEVDCLRACQEQIEAALRESLREAAQSSPSPAPKAPRGSSSQGPSQTSTPTDVTAIHL
- the CCND3 gene encoding G1/S-specific cyclin-D3 isoform X2 — encoded protein: MNYLDRYLSCVPTPKAQFQLLGAVCMLLASKLRETTPLTIEKLCIYTDHAVSPRQMRDWEVLVLGKLKWDLAAVIAHDFLALILYRLSLPSDRQALVKKHAQTFLALCATDYTFAMYPPSMIATGSIGAAVQGLGAWSASGDELTELLAGITGTEVDCLRACQEQIEAALRESLREAAQSSPSPAPKAPRGSSSQGPSQTSTPTDVTAIHL